One Pirellulales bacterium DNA segment encodes these proteins:
- a CDS encoding DinB family protein, with translation MIPEILNSNAMTLDFLRRLVEDVPDELMTKQPPGVVNHPAWVLGHLIHSMEAIGGEMGLSPWLPSDWKARFGTGNVPSDNRAEYPSKESLLAALADGQHRITKQFAVLGEQGLKHALPDEKHRALFPTIGDAVLHILTAHAALHVGQLTVWRRAAGLGPLMKLFI, from the coding sequence ATGATTCCAGAGATTTTGAACAGCAACGCCATGACGCTCGATTTTTTGCGTCGGCTGGTGGAAGATGTTCCCGACGAACTAATGACCAAACAGCCCCCCGGCGTGGTGAATCATCCTGCCTGGGTGTTGGGGCATCTGATCCATAGTATGGAAGCCATCGGAGGCGAAATGGGCCTGTCGCCGTGGCTCCCTTCCGATTGGAAGGCGCGCTTCGGCACGGGAAATGTGCCCAGCGACAATCGGGCTGAATATCCTTCCAAGGAATCACTATTGGCCGCTCTTGCCGATGGCCAGCACCGAATTACCAAGCAGTTCGCCGTGCTTGGCGAACAAGGCCTAAAGCACGCCTTGCCCGACGAAAAGCATCGCGCACTCTTTCCCACGATCGGCGATGCGGTGTTGCACATTTTAACCGCTCACGCCGCATTGCACGTTGGCCAACTTACTGTCTGGCGCCGCGCCGCAGGCTTGGGGCCGCTGATGAAACTGTTTATCTAG
- a CDS encoding c-type cytochrome: MRHSSGFAIILGMLFVGPAVFAADSSTQADAGKTATTQAPARSDEFRTLPGFQVERLYTVPKETQGSWVSLAVDNKGRLIASDQATKGLYRITPPVIGSNDETKVEKLDAKISGAQGMLYAFDSLYVVVNRGPVSGLYRLRDTKGADQYDEIVKLHDFVGPMGEHGPHAVKLSPDGKSLFIVCGNHTELPWDGIMPRQPSAADMKANPQYTAQMPVNWDEDFILPRLWDPNGHAVGRMAPGGYIVQTDPDGKTWNMFSTGYRNCYDMDFNADGELFTYDSDMEWDMGLPWYRPTRLVHATPGSNFGWRSGAGDWPWYYVDSLAPAADMGPGSPVGVIFGYGTKFPEKYQRAIFACDWTYGTMYAVTLEPEGSSYKAIKEEFLSRNALPLTDIVVGNDGALYFIVGGRNLQSELFRVTYTGSDSTAPVDYHNLRNADQREIRHKLEALQGKPAENPQAAVDFAFPYLGHADRFIRFAAGVALEFQPVDLWQDKVLAATDAETLITGAVAVAHQADKAILPRLLEALDRIDFDTLSDFQKLELLRAYELAIIRLGPLDAAAQETLIKRLDAHYPGTNDLVNRELCNLLCNLQSPTVVAKTMPLLAAPSPPAKEEFGDLLSRNTQFARPIAAMLEHHPDQQKIALAYALRVVKAGWTNEQRVAFFNLLRELGHASGGFSFQKYLNNIGNDAYDNCTDAQRVAIEAAGARKPYVPAVLPKPEGPGQDWSTDDVLQLATTGLHDRNFRQGRIAFAAARCIVCHRFGGDGGSTGPDLTQLAGRYSMKDLIQKISDPNKSISDQYRAKMIVTSGGKSYTGRVITDDGKKIVLLTDPEDSTKVVTISHDEIEDEHDSPISLMPTGLLKPLNEQEVLNLLAYLLSRGNPQDALFAK, encoded by the coding sequence ATGCGTCATTCCTCGGGTTTCGCCATCATACTAGGGATGCTGTTTGTCGGCCCTGCTGTTTTCGCGGCAGATTCGTCGACGCAGGCCGATGCCGGCAAAACGGCGACAACACAAGCGCCGGCGCGGAGCGATGAATTTCGCACATTGCCGGGCTTTCAGGTCGAGCGGTTGTATACGGTGCCCAAGGAAACGCAGGGCTCCTGGGTGAGTTTGGCGGTCGACAATAAGGGGCGGCTGATTGCCAGCGATCAAGCGACCAAAGGGTTGTACCGAATTACGCCGCCAGTCATCGGCAGCAATGACGAAACGAAAGTCGAAAAGCTGGACGCTAAAATCAGCGGCGCCCAAGGCATGCTGTATGCCTTCGACAGTTTATATGTGGTTGTGAATCGCGGTCCGGTGAGCGGGCTGTATCGACTGCGCGACACCAAGGGAGCCGACCAGTACGACGAAATCGTCAAGCTGCACGATTTTGTTGGCCCGATGGGCGAGCATGGTCCGCACGCCGTGAAGCTTTCGCCCGACGGCAAATCGTTGTTCATTGTTTGCGGCAATCACACCGAGCTGCCCTGGGACGGCATCATGCCGCGTCAGCCGAGTGCGGCCGACATGAAAGCAAATCCACAATACACCGCGCAAATGCCGGTGAATTGGGACGAAGATTTCATTTTGCCGCGGCTGTGGGATCCCAACGGTCATGCCGTGGGCCGGATGGCGCCGGGCGGTTACATTGTGCAGACCGATCCCGACGGCAAAACGTGGAACATGTTCAGCACCGGTTACCGGAACTGTTACGACATGGATTTCAACGCCGACGGCGAGTTGTTCACCTACGATTCTGACATGGAATGGGATATGGGGTTGCCGTGGTATCGGCCCACGCGGCTGGTGCACGCCACGCCGGGAAGTAATTTCGGTTGGCGGAGCGGTGCCGGCGATTGGCCGTGGTATTACGTCGACAGTTTAGCCCCAGCGGCCGACATGGGGCCCGGCTCGCCGGTCGGGGTGATTTTTGGCTATGGCACGAAGTTTCCTGAGAAATATCAGCGGGCTATTTTTGCCTGCGATTGGACTTATGGCACCATGTATGCCGTGACGTTGGAGCCGGAAGGCTCCAGTTACAAAGCGATCAAGGAAGAATTTTTGTCGCGCAATGCATTGCCGCTGACCGATATTGTGGTGGGCAACGACGGAGCGCTGTATTTCATTGTCGGCGGGAGAAATTTGCAATCAGAATTGTTCCGCGTCACGTATACTGGGTCCGATTCGACGGCGCCGGTCGATTATCACAATTTACGCAACGCCGATCAGCGCGAAATCCGCCACAAGCTGGAAGCGCTGCAAGGCAAGCCGGCGGAAAATCCGCAAGCCGCCGTCGATTTTGCCTTTCCCTATTTGGGCCATGCCGATCGCTTCATTCGTTTTGCCGCAGGGGTGGCGCTGGAATTTCAGCCCGTCGATCTGTGGCAGGACAAAGTGCTTGCGGCCACCGATGCCGAAACGCTCATCACCGGCGCCGTGGCGGTAGCACATCAAGCGGACAAAGCCATTTTGCCGCGGCTGTTGGAAGCGCTCGATCGAATTGACTTCGATACGCTCAGCGATTTTCAAAAGCTGGAACTGCTGCGGGCTTACGAGTTGGCTATCATCCGTTTGGGCCCGCTAGATGCCGCTGCGCAGGAGACGCTCATTAAGCGATTGGATGCCCACTATCCGGGTACAAATGATTTAGTGAATCGCGAATTGTGCAACTTGCTGTGCAATCTTCAATCGCCCACGGTGGTGGCCAAAACCATGCCGCTGCTGGCGGCGCCCAGTCCGCCGGCCAAGGAAGAATTTGGCGATTTACTTTCCCGCAACACGCAATTTGCCCGGCCCATTGCCGCCATGCTGGAGCATCATCCCGATCAGCAAAAAATTGCCCTGGCTTATGCCTTGCGCGTCGTAAAAGCCGGCTGGACCAACGAGCAGCGCGTGGCGTTTTTCAATTTGCTGCGAGAACTCGGCCATGCCAGCGGCGGCTTCAGCTTTCAAAAATATTTGAACAACATCGGCAACGACGCTTACGACAATTGCACCGATGCCCAGCGCGTGGCCATCGAAGCGGCGGGGGCCCGAAAACCGTATGTGCCCGCTGTGCTGCCCAAGCCGGAAGGCCCCGGCCAAGATTGGAGCACCGACGACGTGTTGCAATTGGCCACCACGGGTTTGCACGATCGCAATTTTAGGCAAGGCAGAATTGCTTTTGCCGCGGCCCGCTGCATTGTCTGCCATCGTTTTGGGGGCGACGGCGGAAGCACCGGGCCGGATTTAACGCAATTGGCCGGCCGCTACAGCATGAAAGATTTAATTCAGAAAATCAGCGACCCGAACAAATCGATTTCGGATCAGTATCGCGCCAAAATGATCGTCACCAGCGGCGGCAAATCGTACACCGGGCGGGTGATCACTGATGACGGTAAAAAAATCGTGCTGCTGACCGACCCGGAGGATTCCACCAAAGTCGTCACCATTTCGCACGATGAAATTGAAGACGAGCACGATTCCCCCATCTCGCTGATGCCGACCGGACTGCTCAAGCCGCTGAACGAGCAAGAAGTGCTCAACCTGCTGGCGTATTTACTCTCGCGCGGCAATCCGCAAGACGCGCTGTTTGCGAAATAA